A single window of Rhizobium indicum DNA harbors:
- a CDS encoding nuclear transport factor 2 family protein gives MTIPTADASSPASEANLLRETEHARLRALVNADIVRAQQLHAPDFQLITPIGTTLSKEEYLGAIASGQIKYLIWRPADIAVRLYDGVAVLRYRAQLEVVFGGHKVALNDYWHTDTYERHDERWMVVWSQATAIK, from the coding sequence ATGACCATCCCGACCGCCGACGCATCCTCACCGGCCAGTGAGGCCAACCTTCTTCGCGAAACGGAGCACGCGAGGCTGCGCGCCCTGGTCAACGCCGATATTGTTCGGGCACAACAGCTTCACGCTCCGGACTTCCAGTTGATAACGCCGATCGGTACCACGCTTTCAAAGGAAGAATATCTCGGTGCGATCGCCTCCGGGCAGATCAAATACCTGATCTGGCGGCCCGCTGACATTGCCGTGCGCCTTTATGACGGGGTCGCCGTTCTTCGGTATCGTGCTCAGCTGGAGGTTGTCTTCGGTGGCCACAAAGTCGCTCTCAACGATTACTGGCACACTGACACGTATGAGCGGCATGACGAACGATGGATGGTTGTCTGGTCGCAAGCCACAGCCATAAAGTAG
- a CDS encoding TetR/AcrR family transcriptional regulator codes for MMQNDRKIAQILDAALPVFVRFGFRKTSMADIARAAGISRASLYLSFNSKEELFRAGSMRAHTRALDEVGAALAGQGNTFDRMEKAIAVFQRELIAPFGGSSDAEELFAANMALAADITLDARTRLSTMLTQTLNAAAATREIDLEPLQASPVQLASIMMAAMDGIKHAQWNGSSLDDDTKLFMRLLRVAVTPRSGQ; via the coding sequence ATGATGCAGAATGATCGGAAAATCGCCCAAATCCTGGATGCTGCCCTGCCGGTGTTCGTGCGTTTCGGCTTTCGAAAAACTTCCATGGCCGACATTGCGCGCGCCGCAGGAATTTCGCGAGCATCGCTCTATCTGAGCTTCAACAGTAAGGAAGAGCTTTTCCGAGCCGGTTCCATGCGAGCGCATACTCGCGCGCTGGATGAGGTGGGAGCGGCCCTGGCAGGACAGGGGAACACCTTTGACCGCATGGAAAAGGCCATAGCGGTGTTTCAGCGGGAGTTAATCGCCCCTTTTGGCGGCAGTTCCGATGCGGAAGAACTGTTTGCCGCCAATATGGCCTTGGCTGCGGATATCACGCTCGACGCGCGGACACGGCTATCGACGATGCTGACACAGACGCTGAATGCCGCCGCGGCAACCAGGGAAATTGATCTCGAACCGCTGCAGGCCTCGCCTGTTCAACTGGCCAGTATCATGATGGCTGCAATGGATGGGATCAAACACGCGCAATGGAATGGTTCCAGCCTCGATGACGATACAAAACTATTCATGCGTCTCCTGCGGGTGGCGGTGACGCCGCGGAGCGGCCAATAG
- a CDS encoding YcbK family protein: MQNAILLAMAGLFAFQSATGAVGQDMKRHAVHLAKHQARLAYTVQTVSVRASCFPGRLRAILSHIAAKTGRRPVITSGHRPHPRRHGSLHGKCLAADIRMPGLSERTIIAAARSAPGIGGIGSYCNGIIHVDVGPQRRWVDC; the protein is encoded by the coding sequence ATGCAGAACGCAATTTTGCTCGCCATGGCAGGCCTTTTCGCCTTTCAATCAGCAACGGGTGCCGTCGGTCAAGACATGAAAAGGCATGCCGTTCATCTTGCAAAACATCAGGCACGTCTCGCCTACACGGTCCAGACCGTCAGCGTTCGTGCCAGCTGCTTTCCGGGGCGCCTGCGAGCGATCCTGTCGCATATTGCTGCGAAGACCGGCCGACGCCCTGTGATAACCTCGGGCCACAGGCCGCATCCCCGCCGCCATGGGTCCCTGCATGGGAAATGTCTGGCGGCCGATATCAGGATGCCCGGCCTGTCGGAGCGCACGATCATTGCTGCCGCAAGAAGCGCGCCGGGCATCGGCGGCATCGGCAGCTATTGCAACGGCATCATCCATGTCGACGTCGGACCGCAGCGACGATGGGTGGATTGCTGA
- a CDS encoding VOC family protein, which produces MVIQSLFLVTLVVDDYDRAKAFYCDSLGFDCLQDELQPEGKRWVVVKPRGGDGAAFLLAQAADETQRAAVGNQTGGRVGFFLKTDDFARDHGAMLAAGVRFLEEPRHEVYGTVAVFADPYGNTFDLIQHTAA; this is translated from the coding sequence ATGGTGATCCAGTCTCTTTTCCTCGTCACCCTCGTGGTCGACGACTACGACCGCGCCAAGGCTTTTTATTGCGATAGTCTCGGTTTCGATTGCCTTCAGGACGAGCTGCAGCCGGAGGGCAAGCGCTGGGTGGTGGTGAAGCCGAGGGGTGGGGATGGAGCCGCCTTTTTGCTGGCGCAGGCGGCAGACGAGACGCAGCGCGCGGCCGTCGGCAATCAGACCGGCGGGCGTGTCGGCTTCTTTCTGAAGACCGACGATTTCGCCCGCGACCATGGCGCGATGCTGGCAGCCGGCGTGCGTTTTCTGGAAGAGCCGCGTCACGAGGTTTACGGCACGGTGGCGGTGTTTGCGGATCCCTACGGCAACACTTTCGATCTGATCCAGCACACGGCCGCCTGA
- the trpS gene encoding tryptophan--tRNA ligase: MSEFKKLVFSGVQPTGNLHLGNYLGAIRRFVALQEGNDCIYCVVDMHALTAQLVHEDMPSQTRSIAAAFIAAGIDPEKHIVFNQSAVPQHAELAWIFNCVARIGWMNRMTQFKDKAGKDREQASLGLYAYPSLMAADILVYRATHVPVGEDQKQHLELARDIAMKFNLDYAEHISRTGYGVDITVGNEPVHAYFPMVEPLIGGPAPRVMSLRDGTKKMSKSDPSDLSRINLMDDEDAISKKIRKAKTDPDGLPSEIDGLQGRPEADNLVAIYAALADKSKADVLAEFGGQQFSVFKPALVDLAINVLAPITGEMRRLMDDTSHIDAILRKGGERARARAEVTMQQVRDVIGFLY, from the coding sequence ATGAGCGAATTCAAGAAACTCGTATTCTCCGGTGTGCAGCCGACCGGCAATCTGCATCTCGGCAATTATCTCGGCGCGATCCGCCGGTTTGTGGCGCTGCAGGAAGGCAATGACTGCATCTACTGCGTCGTCGACATGCACGCGCTCACCGCCCAACTCGTGCATGAGGACATGCCGAGCCAGACGCGCTCGATCGCCGCCGCCTTCATCGCCGCCGGCATCGATCCGGAAAAGCATATCGTCTTCAATCAGTCGGCCGTGCCGCAGCATGCTGAACTCGCCTGGATCTTCAACTGCGTCGCCCGCATCGGCTGGATGAACCGGATGACCCAGTTCAAGGACAAGGCCGGCAAGGACCGCGAGCAGGCCTCGCTCGGGCTCTATGCCTATCCGAGCCTGATGGCCGCCGACATTCTCGTCTATCGCGCGACCCATGTGCCTGTTGGTGAGGACCAGAAGCAGCATCTGGAGCTTGCCCGCGACATCGCGATGAAGTTCAACCTCGACTATGCCGAGCATATCAGCAGGACCGGTTACGGCGTCGACATCACCGTCGGCAACGAGCCGGTGCATGCCTATTTCCCGATGGTCGAGCCGCTGATCGGCGGGCCGGCGCCGCGCGTCATGTCGCTGCGCGACGGCACCAAGAAAATGTCGAAGTCGGACCCCTCCGATCTCTCGCGCATCAACCTGATGGACGATGAGGACGCGATCTCGAAGAAGATCCGCAAGGCCAAGACCGATCCGGACGGCTTGCCGAGCGAGATCGACGGGTTGCAGGGCCGTCCGGAAGCCGACAATCTGGTGGCGATCTATGCCGCACTCGCCGACAAATCGAAGGCGGACGTGCTTGCCGAATTCGGCGGCCAGCAATTCTCCGTCTTCAAGCCGGCGCTGGTCGACCTGGCAATCAACGTGCTGGCGCCGATCACCGGCGAAATGCGCCGGCTGATGGACGATACCAGCCATATCGACGCTATCCTGCGCAAGGGCGGCGAACGCGCAAGGGCCCGCGCCGAGGTGACGATGCAACAAGTGCGCGACGTCATCGGCTTCCTCTATTGA
- a CDS encoding universal stress protein produces the protein MVSKRLSRLEGHRRKFMAVIDGTPECQRAVHYAGRRAKNSNGGLVLLYVIPDGDFQQWLGVEEIMRAEAREEAEAVVAKIAQIVRETIGIEPEVVIREGGAAEQINAVIEEDRDVAILVLAAGSAKEGPGPLVSSVAGRAAAFPIPVTVLPDTLTNEEIDALC, from the coding sequence ATGGTATCGAAGCGACTCTCACGGCTCGAAGGTCACCGCCGCAAATTCATGGCGGTAATCGACGGTACACCCGAATGCCAACGCGCCGTTCATTATGCCGGCCGGCGCGCGAAGAATTCCAATGGCGGGCTGGTGCTGCTCTACGTGATCCCGGATGGGGATTTCCAGCAATGGCTCGGCGTCGAAGAAATCATGCGGGCCGAAGCGCGTGAGGAGGCCGAGGCGGTGGTTGCCAAGATCGCCCAGATCGTGCGCGAGACCATCGGCATCGAGCCTGAGGTCGTCATCCGCGAGGGCGGTGCTGCCGAACAGATCAACGCCGTGATCGAGGAAGACCGCGATGTGGCGATCCTGGTTCTGGCCGCCGGTTCGGCAAAGGAAGGTCCAGGGCCGCTGGTCTCCTCGGTCGCCGGTCGCGCGGCGGCGTTTCCGATACCGGTCACCGTGCTGCCGGATACGTTGACCAACGAGGAAATCGATGCTCTCTGCTAG
- a CDS encoding NifU family protein: MFIQTEATPNPATQKFLPGKVVMENGTAEFRSTEEAQASPLAARLFEISGVTGVYFGYDFISVSKDNADWQHLKPAILGSIMEHFMSGKPVMGDASILSEDADAGDEFFDEGDESIVLTIKELLETRVRPAVAQDGGDITFRGFKDGKVYLNMKGSCAGCPSSTATLKHGVQNLLRHFVPEVQEVIAA; encoded by the coding sequence ATGTTCATTCAGACCGAAGCCACGCCGAACCCCGCCACGCAGAAGTTCCTGCCGGGCAAGGTGGTGATGGAAAACGGCACGGCCGAGTTCCGCAGCACTGAGGAGGCTCAAGCCTCGCCGCTCGCTGCCCGCCTGTTCGAAATATCAGGCGTTACCGGCGTCTATTTCGGCTATGATTTCATTTCCGTCTCCAAGGATAATGCCGACTGGCAGCATCTTAAGCCGGCTATATTAGGCTCGATCATGGAGCATTTCATGTCCGGCAAGCCGGTCATGGGCGATGCCTCCATCCTTTCCGAAGACGCCGATGCCGGCGACGAATTCTTCGACGAAGGCGATGAATCGATCGTGCTGACCATCAAGGAGCTTCTGGAGACGCGCGTGCGCCCGGCCGTTGCCCAGGATGGCGGCGACATCACCTTCCGCGGCTTCAAGGATGGCAAGGTCTATCTGAACATGAAGGGTTCCTGCGCCGGCTGCCCGTCTTCGACGGCAACGCTGAAGCACGGCGTCCAGAACCTGCTGCGCCATTTCGTTCCGGAAGTGCAGGAAGTGATTGCCGCTTAA
- the tsaB gene encoding tRNA (adenosine(37)-N6)-threonylcarbamoyltransferase complex dimerization subunit type 1 TsaB, which produces MIILALDTAGVDCAAAVYDSGRDTVLGEASDMIGKGHAEHLIGIVDRALDQAGVALSDIDRLAVTIGPGSFTGIRVGVAAARGFALSLNVPAVGVTTLEVMASAQRDKTPHRAVLAAMDAKRDEIYLQSFAADGSPLDAPRAVGVAEAQAYAAGFDGEIIGSATPLLKADAGDDHTNRFPISVVARLGAAASPDAGKPKPLYLRGPDAKPQAGYAIARRV; this is translated from the coding sequence ATGATCATTCTGGCGCTCGACACGGCGGGTGTGGACTGCGCTGCCGCTGTCTATGACAGCGGCAGGGATACGGTGCTGGGGGAGGCATCGGACATGATCGGCAAGGGGCATGCTGAACATCTGATTGGTATCGTCGATCGCGCGCTCGATCAGGCGGGAGTGGCCCTTTCGGATATCGACCGCCTTGCCGTCACCATCGGTCCCGGCTCCTTTACCGGTATCCGCGTCGGCGTTGCCGCAGCCCGCGGTTTCGCGCTTTCCCTCAATGTGCCGGCCGTCGGCGTCACCACGCTCGAAGTCATGGCATCAGCCCAGCGCGACAAGACGCCTCATCGCGCCGTGTTGGCGGCGATGGATGCCAAGCGGGACGAAATCTACCTCCAATCCTTCGCGGCCGACGGTTCGCCCCTCGACGCGCCACGGGCAGTCGGCGTTGCGGAAGCGCAGGCATATGCTGCCGGCTTCGACGGCGAGATTATCGGTTCGGCGACGCCCCTCCTCAAGGCCGACGCCGGCGACGATCACACCAACAGATTCCCGATCTCCGTCGTGGCGCGCCTGGGCGCTGCCGCCTCCCCCGATGCCGGAAAGCCGAAGCCCCTTTATCTGCGCGGACCCGATGCCAAGCCGCAGGCCGGGTACGCGATTGCGCGACGAGTATGA
- a CDS encoding GNAT family N-acetyltransferase: MTMLEAYLTLKPEFEIIAMEREDCRDVAVLHGERFARPWGDGEFHGLLMQDTVFGFVARQTNAILKKPLPGFILARHVAGEAEILTIAVQAKVARAGLGWRLMQAAMREARSRGGESMFLEVDNGNTAALGLYRKLGFEKVGERQGYYKQENGALSTALVMKRVLR, encoded by the coding sequence ATGACGATGCTGGAAGCCTATCTGACGCTGAAACCGGAATTCGAGATCATCGCCATGGAGCGCGAGGATTGCCGCGATGTCGCCGTCCTGCACGGCGAGCGCTTCGCCCGGCCCTGGGGCGACGGTGAATTTCACGGCCTGCTGATGCAGGATACCGTCTTCGGCTTCGTCGCGCGCCAGACCAATGCCATCCTGAAAAAGCCGCTTCCGGGGTTCATCCTCGCCCGCCATGTCGCCGGCGAGGCGGAGATCCTGACCATTGCCGTGCAGGCGAAGGTCGCCCGTGCCGGGCTTGGCTGGCGGCTGATGCAGGCGGCGATGCGGGAAGCGCGGTCGCGCGGCGGCGAGAGCATGTTTCTCGAGGTCGACAACGGCAATACGGCAGCGCTTGGCCTCTACCGCAAGCTCGGCTTCGAAAAGGTCGGCGAACGTCAGGGTTACTACAAACAAGAAAACGGCGCCCTCTCCACGGCGCTTGTCATGAAGCGCGTTCTTCGGTAG
- a CDS encoding Fur family transcriptional regulator, translating into MTDVAKTLEELCTERGMRMTEQRRVIARILEDSEDHPDVEELYRRSVKVDAKISISTVYRTVKLFEDAGIIARHDFRDGRSRYETVPEEHHDHLIDLKTGTVIEFRSPEIEALQERIAREHGFRLVDHRLELYGVPLKKEDL; encoded by the coding sequence ATGACTGATGTAGCCAAGACCCTTGAGGAGCTTTGCACCGAACGCGGCATGCGCATGACCGAGCAGCGCCGCGTGATCGCGCGCATCCTGGAAGACTCGGAAGATCATCCCGACGTCGAAGAACTCTACCGCCGCTCGGTGAAAGTCGATGCGAAGATCTCGATCTCGACCGTCTATCGCACCGTGAAACTGTTCGAGGATGCCGGCATTATCGCCCGCCACGACTTCCGCGACGGGCGCTCGCGCTACGAAACGGTGCCGGAAGAACATCACGACCATCTCATCGACCTGAAGACCGGCACGGTCATCGAATTCCGCTCGCCGGAGATCGAGGCGCTGCAGGAGCGCATCGCCCGCGAGCACGGCTTCCGACTGGTCGACCACCGGCTGGAGCTCTATGGCGTTCCGCTGAAGAAAGAAGATCTCTGA
- a CDS encoding lysophospholipid acyltransferase family protein yields the protein MIAWLRIAFAAVVILAVSIVFMPLQVLALRFDWRLRRRLPRVWHRIVCYCLGIRVRVMGKLEDRRPLMLCSNHSSWLDIMVLSAVADVAFIAKIEVSDWPIFGTLAKLQKSVFVVREERRKTGHQANEIAGRMADGEIVVLFPEGTTSDGNRLLEVKSSLFGAAAMAVPYSPTGTVVVQPVAVAYTRVHGIAMGRYHRPLAAWPGDIELLPHLLDIVRCGAIDAEVSFGEAVDYRAKTSRKEVSATIALRIRNLLNSRLRGREIS from the coding sequence TTGATCGCCTGGTTGCGCATCGCCTTCGCCGCGGTCGTCATCCTTGCCGTCAGCATCGTATTCATGCCGCTGCAGGTGCTGGCGTTGCGTTTCGACTGGCGGCTGCGGCGCCGGCTTCCGCGCGTCTGGCACCGGATCGTCTGCTATTGTCTCGGCATCCGCGTCCGCGTCATGGGCAAGCTCGAAGACCGCCGGCCGCTGATGCTCTGCTCCAACCATTCCTCCTGGCTTGACATCATGGTGCTGTCGGCCGTTGCCGACGTCGCCTTCATCGCCAAGATCGAGGTCAGCGACTGGCCGATCTTCGGCACGCTTGCCAAGCTGCAGAAGAGCGTCTTCGTCGTGCGCGAGGAGCGGCGCAAGACCGGTCACCAGGCAAACGAGATCGCCGGGCGCATGGCAGACGGCGAGATCGTCGTGCTCTTCCCGGAAGGGACGACCTCGGACGGCAACCGGTTGCTCGAGGTCAAGTCCTCGCTGTTCGGCGCCGCGGCGATGGCGGTGCCTTATTCGCCGACGGGAACCGTCGTGGTGCAGCCGGTGGCGGTTGCCTATACCAGGGTGCACGGCATCGCCATGGGGCGCTATCACCGGCCGCTCGCCGCCTGGCCGGGTGATATCGAGCTGCTGCCGCACCTCCTCGACATCGTGCGCTGCGGCGCCATCGACGCCGAGGTTTCCTTCGGCGAGGCGGTCGATTATCGCGCCAAGACCAGCCGCAAGGAGGTGAGCGCGACAATCGCCTTGCGCATCCGCAACCTCCTGAACAGCCGCTTGCGCGGGCGAGAAATCTCCTGA
- the miaB gene encoding tRNA (N6-isopentenyl adenosine(37)-C2)-methylthiotransferase MiaB codes for MTQDSALLQAPAAIPSESLRDGSNSRKVFIKTYGCQMNVYDSMRMSDALARDGYEPTEDMEEADLVLLNTCHIREKAAEKVYSALGRLRDMKKKKAADGREMMIGVAGCVAQAEGEEILRRAPAVDVVIGPQTYHRLPEALRLAKQGQRVVDTEYAIEDKFEHLPIAESRRIRARGVTAFLTVQEGCDKFCTFCVVPYTRGSEVSRPVSQIVEEAEKLADSGVREITLLGQNVNAWHGAGSHGEAWSLGDLLYRLAEIPGLARLRYTTSHPRDMDDRLINAHRDLSALMPYLHLPVQSGSDRILKAMNRRHTAAEYLALIERIRTVRPDIALSGDFITGFPGETDEDFKDTLRLVEEVRYAQAFSFKYSTRPGTPGAELKDQVPEEIKAERLERLQMLLLKQQQEFAESCIGKEIDLLLEKPGRMPEQLIGRSPWLQSVNVDAKASQIGDIIKVRITGTGTNSLFAERAEAAV; via the coding sequence ATGACACAGGACAGCGCCCTTCTCCAGGCCCCGGCGGCAATTCCCAGCGAGAGCCTCCGCGACGGCAGCAACAGCCGCAAGGTTTTCATCAAGACCTACGGCTGTCAGATGAACGTCTACGATTCCATGCGTATGAGCGATGCGCTCGCCCGCGACGGCTATGAGCCGACGGAAGATATGGAAGAGGCGGACCTCGTTCTCCTCAACACCTGCCATATCCGCGAGAAGGCGGCCGAGAAGGTCTATTCGGCGCTCGGGCGGCTGCGCGATATGAAAAAGAAGAAGGCGGCGGACGGACGGGAGATGATGATCGGCGTTGCCGGCTGCGTCGCCCAGGCCGAAGGCGAGGAGATCCTGCGCCGCGCGCCCGCCGTCGACGTCGTCATCGGCCCGCAGACCTATCATCGCCTGCCGGAGGCGCTACGCCTGGCCAAACAAGGCCAGCGCGTCGTCGACACCGAATATGCGATCGAGGACAAGTTCGAGCATCTGCCGATCGCCGAGAGCCGGAGGATCCGCGCCCGCGGCGTCACCGCCTTCCTGACGGTGCAGGAAGGCTGCGACAAATTCTGCACCTTCTGCGTCGTGCCCTATACACGCGGCTCGGAAGTGTCGCGGCCGGTTTCCCAGATCGTCGAGGAAGCCGAAAAGCTCGCCGACAGCGGGGTGCGCGAGATCACCCTGCTCGGGCAGAACGTCAACGCCTGGCACGGCGCCGGGAGCCATGGCGAGGCATGGAGCCTCGGCGACCTGCTCTACCGGCTGGCCGAGATCCCCGGCCTTGCGCGGCTGCGCTATACCACAAGCCATCCGCGCGACATGGACGACCGGCTGATCAATGCCCATCGCGACCTCAGCGCACTGATGCCCTATCTGCACCTGCCGGTGCAATCGGGCTCGGACCGCATCCTGAAAGCGATGAACCGGCGCCACACGGCGGCCGAATATCTGGCGCTGATCGAGCGCATCCGCACGGTGCGGCCCGACATTGCGCTGTCGGGCGATTTCATCACCGGCTTTCCGGGGGAGACAGATGAGGATTTTAAGGATACATTGAGACTTGTGGAGGAGGTCCGTTATGCACAGGCCTTCTCGTTCAAATACTCGACACGGCCGGGCACGCCCGGCGCGGAGCTGAAGGATCAGGTGCCGGAAGAGATCAAGGCAGAACGGCTGGAACGCCTGCAAATGCTTCTTCTGAAGCAGCAGCAGGAATTTGCCGAATCCTGCATCGGCAAAGAGATCGACCTGTTGCTCGAAAAGCCCGGTCGCATGCCGGAACAACTAATCGGACGTTCTCCCTGGCTTCAATCAGTGAATGTTGATGCAAAAGCATCGCAAATCGGTGACATTATTAAAGTGCGAATCACAGGGACCGGAACAAACAGCCTGTTTGCCGAACGCGCAGAGGCTGCGGTCTAA
- a CDS encoding PhoH family protein translates to MNGQELVSSSPRHPRTPSDTNHFVLTFENNRFASELFGQFDQNLKLLEQRLNIDARARGNSVVITGDIVTTNQARRTLDYLYEKLQKGGSVERSDVEGAIRMAVAADDQLSLPTMERKAKLTMAQVSTRKKTIIARTPTQDAYIRALERAELVFGVGPAGTGKTYLAVAHAAQLLERGAVEKIILSRPAVEAGERLGFLPGDMKEKVDPYLRPLYDALYDMIPADKVDRAITAGVIEIAPLAFMRGRTLANAAIILDEAQNTTSMQMKMFLTRLGENARMIVTGDPSQIDLPRGVKSGLVEALQLLNGVEGISIVRFTDTDVVRHPLVGRIVRAYDSTYAVAEDVSRQG, encoded by the coding sequence TTGAACGGACAAGAATTGGTTTCTTCTTCACCGCGCCACCCCCGCACGCCGAGCGATACCAATCACTTCGTCCTGACGTTCGAGAACAACCGGTTCGCCAGCGAGCTCTTTGGTCAATTCGACCAAAACCTCAAGCTGCTCGAGCAACGGCTGAACATCGATGCGCGGGCACGCGGCAATTCGGTCGTCATCACCGGCGATATCGTGACCACCAATCAGGCGCGGCGCACGCTCGACTATCTCTATGAAAAACTTCAGAAAGGCGGCAGCGTGGAACGATCCGACGTCGAGGGTGCAATCCGCATGGCGGTCGCCGCCGACGATCAGCTCAGCCTGCCGACCATGGAGCGCAAGGCCAAGCTGACGATGGCGCAGGTTTCCACCCGCAAGAAGACGATCATCGCCCGCACGCCAACCCAGGACGCCTATATCAGGGCGCTGGAACGCGCCGAGCTTGTCTTCGGCGTCGGCCCGGCCGGTACCGGCAAGACCTATCTCGCCGTCGCCCATGCCGCCCAGCTCTTGGAGCGCGGCGCGGTCGAAAAGATCATCCTGTCGCGCCCGGCCGTCGAGGCCGGCGAGCGCCTCGGCTTCCTGCCCGGGGACATGAAGGAAAAGGTCGATCCCTATCTTCGCCCGCTTTATGATGCGCTCTACGACATGATCCCTGCCGACAAAGTCGACCGGGCGATCACTGCCGGCGTCATCGAAATCGCGCCGCTCGCCTTCATGCGCGGCCGCACGCTCGCCAATGCCGCCATCATCCTCGACGAAGCGCAGAACACGACGTCGATGCAGATGAAGATGTTCCTGACGCGTCTCGGCGAAAATGCGCGGATGATCGTCACCGGCGACCCGAGCCAGATCGATCTGCCGCGCGGCGTCAAATCCGGCCTCGTCGAGGCCTTGCAGCTTCTGAACGGCGTCGAAGGCATCTCGATCGTGCGCTTCACGGATACCGACGTCGTCCGCCACCCGCTGGTCGGGCGCATCGTCAGGGCCTATGATTCCACGTATGCCGTCGCCGAAGACGTCAGCCGGCAGGGCTAA
- the ybeY gene encoding rRNA maturation RNase YbeY, with translation MAELDIQISVEDIGWPGEETLLSFCERVLGAAVVYLRDSEKQPFPTMPPEVSLVFTDDASIQDINAEWRGKDKATNVLSFPAFPVQPGKMPGPMLGDIIIARETLEREAAELEKSFDDHLTHLLVHGFLHLLGYDHMNSAEAEIMEGLETRILAQLGLSDPYEGQDLKMEP, from the coding sequence ATGGCCGAACTCGACATCCAGATCAGCGTCGAGGACATCGGCTGGCCCGGCGAAGAGACGCTGCTGTCGTTTTGCGAACGCGTGCTCGGCGCAGCAGTGGTCTATCTCCGCGACAGCGAGAAGCAGCCCTTCCCGACGATGCCGCCCGAGGTTTCGCTTGTTTTCACCGACGATGCCTCGATCCAGGACATCAACGCCGAATGGCGCGGCAAGGACAAGGCGACCAACGTGCTCTCCTTTCCGGCCTTTCCGGTTCAGCCCGGCAAGATGCCCGGCCCGATGCTCGGCGACATCATCATCGCCCGGGAGACGCTGGAGCGGGAAGCGGCCGAGCTCGAAAAGAGTTTCGACGACCACCTGACCCATCTTCTGGTGCACGGTTTCTTGCATCTTCTCGGCTACGACCATATGAATAGTGCCGAAGCCGAAATTATGGAGGGGCTGGAGACTCGCATTTTGGCCCAGCTCGGCCTATCTGATCCCTACGAGGGTCAAGACCTTAAAATGGAACCATGA